The following coding sequences lie in one Vitis vinifera cultivar Pinot Noir 40024 chromosome 19, ASM3070453v1 genomic window:
- the LOC100258359 gene encoding heavy metal-associated isoprenylated plant protein 41, with translation MAVGEEMVKDEVGVEEQEKRLMHYSSFHQILLVGEGDFSFSLCLAHSFASASNIVASSLDPYDVLIKMYKKAKSNLEALEKLGASLLFGVDATKMKLHTDLKMWKFDRIIYNFPHAGFHGKEDNRLMINMHRDLVHGFFRNASGMLRANGEIHVNHKTTAPFSHWNLEELASQNSLVLFECVDFKKEDYPGYNNKRGAGSRCDEPFRLGACGTFKFRFSPIAMKMSRIVCHSDLNHRGSQQINLMQMQQWPGSSDYRGPGRNILANMNGIPRHMGLPLTIFDGYFNHAVETFGRNGYDVGYTVHEAFRLGFERYMAEGPGRTLTGYINLLQELQHLSRLRSAFLQRMLLGPDHYL, from the exons ATGGCTGTCGGGGAGGAAATGGTGAAAGATGAAGTGGGTGTGGAAGAACAAGAGAAACGGTTGATGCATTATTCCTCgtttcatcaaattctcttgGTTGGTGAAGGAgacttctctttctctctgtgTTTGGCTCActcttttgcttctgcttccaACATCGTTGCTTCTTCTCTCGACCCATATG ATGTTCTGATAAAGATGTACAAGAAAGCAAAATCAAATTTGGAAGCTTTAGAGAAGCTGGGAGCATCTCTTTTATTTGGAGTGGATGCAACCAAGATGAAGCTTCATACTGATCTGAAGATGTGGAAATTCGACCGCATTATATATAACTTTCCTCATGCAGGCTTCCATGGAAAGGAAGACAACAGGCTTATGATTAA TATGCATAGGGATCTTGTGCATGGTTTCTTCAGGAATGCAAGTGGCATGCTAAGAGCCAATGGTGAAATTCATGTAAATCACAAAACCACAGCTCCATTTTCCCACTGGAATCTTGAGGAACTTGCTTCTCAAAACTCTCTGGTGCTGTTTGAGTGTGTTGATTTTAAGAAAGAGGACTACCCAGGCTATAACAATAAGAGAGGAGCTGGTTCAAGATGTGATGAGCCCTTCCGTTTGGGAGCTTGCGGTACTTTCAAATTCAGATTCTCCCCCATTGCTATGAAAATGTCCAGAATCGTGTGCCACTCTGATTTAAATCACCGAGGATCTCAGCAAATTAATCTAATGCAAATGCAGCAGTGGCCAGGTTCATCTGATTACAGAGGTCCTGGAAGAAATATTTTAGCAAATATGAATGGCATCCCAAGGCATATGGGGTTACCTTTAACAATCTTTGATGGATACTTCAATCATGCTGTGGAAACATTTGGAAGAAATGGTTACGATGTGGGCTATACTGTTCATGAAGCATTTAGGCTTGGCTTTGAAAGATATATGGCTGAAGGTCCAGGAAGAACCTTGACTGGTTACATAAACCTTCTGCAAGAGCTTCAACATTTGAGCAGGTTGAGATCAGCATTCCTACAAAGGATGTTATTGGGTCCTGATCACTACTTGTAA